Proteins found in one Aspergillus chevalieri M1 DNA, chromosome 2, nearly complete sequence genomic segment:
- a CDS encoding uncharacterized protein (COG:S;~EggNog:ENOG410PSJE;~TransMembrane:1 (o6-30i)) gives MARASLLPLVILFVVIAVLVVVGFIVYSIVQEVTNTTREKMEKRNVMFTKDGMTVGVKELKEEDYVDRSQSILVNMWNHTSFPAYKSRLWNMAGKSEDQAVEKRRPYSQ, from the exons ATGGCACGAGCAAGCCTCCTCCCTCTCGTTATCCTCTTCGTCGTGATCGCCGTCCTCGTAGTCGTCGGCTTCATCGTCTACAGCATCGTCCAGGAAGTGACCAACACCACAcgtgagaagatggagaagcGCAATGTCATGTTTACCAAGGATGGTATGACGGTCGGGGTGAAAGAgttgaaggaggaggattACGTCGATCGGAGTCAGAG TATCCTGGTGAACATGTGGAACCACACTTCTTTCCCTGCGTACAAGAGCCGGCTTTGGAACATGGCTGGCAAGAGTGAGGATCAGGCGGTTGAGAAGAGAAGACC GTACTCGCAATGA